From a single Rhodospirillaceae bacterium genomic region:
- a CDS encoding aromatic ring-hydroxylating dioxygenase subunit alpha, with protein MGDSAPVLPSEVRAGAAGGEAAGVPAAPRGLWYLAMPGTRLRRGTAVHRTLLDEPVLIGRDRAGAVFALRDICPHRAMPLSAGRFDGETVTCAYHGWQFGTDGVCRNIPSLVEDYRKTVRLDRIGTRSYPCREAQHLIWVYMGDDGGAAGEDLPALPEIPAPGRPGIAETLDLECHFDDAVIGLIDPAHGAYVHRNWWWRSSKTLTEKAKRYAPSELGFTMVRHAPSTNSRIIRMLRGEKTVEISFRLPGVRVEHMTLGDRHTYVGVTAMTPVSEYRTAMHHVMYWSHPLMTLAKPIAIPVTRNFLNQDRTAMNRQREGRKKSDAAMLLPDADTPAKWYMALKKELAASRAEGRDFRNPVTETVLRWRS; from the coding sequence ATGGGCGACAGCGCGCCGGTACTCCCGTCGGAAGTGCGCGCCGGAGCGGCCGGCGGCGAAGCGGCCGGGGTGCCGGCGGCGCCCCGCGGCCTGTGGTATCTCGCCATGCCGGGGACGCGGCTCAGGCGCGGCACGGCGGTGCACCGCACCCTGCTCGACGAGCCGGTCCTGATCGGCCGCGACCGGGCCGGCGCGGTCTTCGCCCTGCGCGATATCTGCCCGCACCGGGCGATGCCGCTCTCGGCCGGCCGGTTCGACGGCGAGACGGTTACCTGCGCCTACCACGGCTGGCAGTTCGGCACCGACGGCGTGTGCCGCAACATTCCCTCGCTGGTCGAGGACTATCGCAAGACGGTCCGGCTCGACCGGATCGGGACCCGGTCCTATCCCTGCCGCGAGGCGCAGCACCTGATCTGGGTCTATATGGGCGACGATGGCGGCGCGGCCGGCGAAGACCTGCCGGCGCTGCCCGAGATCCCGGCGCCCGGCCGGCCCGGCATCGCCGAGACCCTGGACCTGGAATGCCATTTCGACGACGCCGTGATCGGCCTGATCGATCCGGCCCACGGCGCTTACGTCCACCGCAACTGGTGGTGGCGCTCGTCGAAGACGCTGACGGAAAAGGCCAAGCGCTATGCGCCGTCGGAGCTCGGCTTCACCATGGTGCGCCACGCGCCGAGCACGAACAGCCGCATCATCCGGATGCTGCGCGGCGAGAAGACGGTCGAGATAAGCTTCCGGCTGCCCGGCGTCCGCGTCGAGCACATGACGCTGGGCGACCGGCACACTTATGTCGGCGTGACGGCGATGACCCCGGTTTCGGAATACCGCACGGCGATGCACCACGTCATGTACTGGTCGCACCCGCTGATGACGCTGGCCAAGCCGATCGCGATCCCGGTCACGCGCAATTTCCTGAACCAGGACCGCACGGCGATGAACCGGCAGCGCGAGGGCCGCAAAAAATCCGACGCCGCCATGCTGCTGCCCGACGCCGACACGCCGGCGAAATGGTACATGGCGCTGAAGAAGGAGTTGGCGGCCTCCCGCGCCGAAGGCCGCGATTTCCGCAACCCGGTAACGGAGACGGTCCTGCGCTGGCGGAGTTAG
- the hpt gene encoding hypoxanthine phosphoribosyltransferase — translation MTGFTDRAQEGGDTPPTALFAAGDISKRIESLAGDIARAMGQEFVLLCVLNGAFIFTADLARALAARGCRPRIEFASFKSYGSSTESSGRVRLVGEFPGNLSGERVLLVDDILDTGRTLLTARMMVEDAGAQTVATCVLLDKPARREAPVEADYVGFAIDDVFVVGYGIDYAEKFRYLPDLAHISG, via the coding sequence GTGACCGGTTTCACCGACCGCGCGCAGGAGGGCGGCGACACGCCGCCGACCGCGCTGTTCGCCGCCGGCGACATCTCGAAGCGCATTGAATCGCTGGCCGGCGACATCGCCCGGGCGATGGGTCAGGAATTCGTGCTGCTCTGCGTCCTGAACGGCGCCTTCATCTTCACCGCCGATCTCGCCCGCGCCCTAGCGGCGCGGGGCTGCCGGCCGCGCATCGAGTTCGCCAGCTTCAAGAGCTACGGCAGTTCGACCGAGAGTTCCGGCCGGGTGCGGCTGGTCGGCGAGTTTCCGGGCAACCTGTCGGGCGAGCGGGTGCTCCTGGTCGACGACATTCTCGATACCGGCCGGACGCTGCTGACCGCGCGCATGATGGTGGAGGACGCCGGCGCCCAGACCGTCGCGACCTGCGTGCTGCTCGACAAGCCGGCGCGCCGCGAAGCGCCGGTCGAGGCCGACTATGTCGGCTTCGCCATCGACGACGTGTTCGTCGTCGGCTACGGCATCGATTACGCCGAGAAATTCCGCTACCTGCCGGACCTGGCGCATATTTCCGGGTAG